One Takifugu flavidus isolate HTHZ2018 chromosome 3, ASM371156v2, whole genome shotgun sequence genomic window, CAATCTGCCCAGTTGAAGCCACAATGGACATGGACCGCCCCAATAGCGCCCTTCTCACGTGGGTCCCTGCTCCAAATAGTCAAACCTCCACCCGATCCATCTTTGTTGTGGAAAGGCAGGAAGCGGGTTCTCAAGAATGGCTCAAGTGCTTCACGTCAGAGACTGCCACATCAACTGAGATCACCGGCGACAGCGTGCAGTGCGAAGGCAACTACCGTTTCAGAGTCTGTTGCATCAATAAATATGGAAGAAGCGGCCATGTTGAGTTTCCCAAAGTTGTCCATTTGGGTGAGGATATTTATGGGATGTATGTTGAGGGTGCAGCACAACCTGCCAGGGACATTTGATTGTTGTCTTTGTTGCAGTATTCACTTGTATTTCCAATTTTTCCATTTAGTACCCGGGCCAAAGATCCAATGTCGCCTCAAAGGCTGTGAGGTTTCCGAAGGGGAAGATGCTCCCTTCTTCATCGAACTGTCGACAACCATGGCTGGAACCTGGTTTCTGAACAGCGCTCAACTGCAGCATGGTGGGCGGTTTTCAATACAGCATTGCCAAACAAAACACTCTTTGGTGATCCATCAAACTTGTATTAGCGAGGATAAAGCAGAGATCACGTTCATCGCCAATGGAGTTCGTGattctgctctgctccaggttACACGTAGGTGGAAAGTTCCAGTTTCTACATTCAACACAAAAAATATTTGGGGATTACAATAATTGGTTTCAATTATTTGCAGCTTCCGTGATAAAGTTCGGTCCTCTGTCAGACGCCGACAGCAATAAGCGTGTAGAAACTGGCGACACAATTGTCCTCTACTGTGAAGTCTCCCACCCCTTTGCTCAAGTCTCCTGGTTTAAAGATGGCAAAGAGATCCTGAAGACTGATGGCATGATCATCCAGTCAGAGGGGAATATGAGGAGGATAGTGATCCATTCAGCTGATGAATCTCATTCTGGAGTTTATACGTGTGAGACATCAGGAGATGTTATCAAATTCAATGTGGAAGTTGCAGGTAAAAGACCATCAATTTACCCTAAACTATCAATTTTCCATGACTTTATCCTAAgtattattttgttgtttatggCTGTGTGTAGCGTCGCACTAAAGTGGTATGACTCtgtcttcctgtgttttcagGACCGCCTGTGGAGTTCTGCCCCGTTCCAGAAGAGGAACTGCACAAGCACAGCATGGAACTGGACCCAGTCGTGTTGCTTTGTCATGTCTCTTCAGAAGATGCTGAAGTCACCTGGTAAGACACTGTTGCCATATCATGAAATCATTGTGACCATGAAGTTACCGTAGAAATCTCTTATAGGATACGCATTAACTGTGTTTAAATTGTGTCTGATATTTGGTGTAAAAAGTTAGTTTTTCTCAATTCCTACTGTGTGTGGCAACAGGTATAAGGATGGTTGTGAGATCCATCGCAGTGAGAACATCACTCTACAAGCAGAAGGAACCATGAGGAGACTCATCATACGCTCTGCTGATGCCTCAGATGCTGGGATCTACACCTGCCAGGCAGGAAACAACAGCATTGAGTTCAGCGTCAACATAAGACGTACGGCATTCTGACCTGATGAGAGTGGGCATTCTACACCACATTAAACATCATTATGTTGCTTCTCCAAACACAGAACCTCCTGTGATGATTGTGGAACCCAAGGATGATGTTGTGATGGAGAGCTACATCTCAGAGGACATCCATCTACATTGTGAGCTGTCACGTTCGAGCGGGAAGGTGCGGTGGTTCAAGGATGGCCAGGTGGTGGAGGAAAGCCACAAACTCCAGCTGATATCTGAGGGTCCTTACAGGAGGCTGAGCATTCTAAAGGGCACAGCAAATGATGGAGGAGAGTATGTCTGCGAAACTGATGGAGATTCTGTCTTTTTCCAGCTTACAGTTAAGGGTAAGATCAAAAGTTAATTACTGCTCCTAataaaatgtgacaaatgtgtCTTTAACTGTCCTCTTCCTTTTTAGATCCACCAGTCAGAATTATTTCTCCAAGTGAGTCGGAGTTGGAACTGACACATTTGGCTTCCGAGAGGCTAGAGCTCAGCTGTGAGATCTCCAAGGGGGAGGCTCCCATCCAGTGGTTCAGAGATGGTCTGGAGGTAAAGGAGGGTCCGAATTTAAAACTCGAAGTCAATGGAACCCAGCGTCGACTGATTATACCGATAGCAACAGTGGATGACACGGGAGAGTATGTGTGTGACACTAAAGATGATTCAGTGGCCTTCCTTGTTACAGTCACAGGTAAGAATGCTCAAAAAGTCTGACAGTTTGATGGCACAACTCATGTTTTTCATTTTAGCCTATCTTCATTTTGAACTGTAGAGCCACCAGTGAAGCTTTCTCGTCCACAAAACATGCCTGAGAAACTAGAGGGTTATGCAGGTGAACCGATTATCCTGGAGACCACGATGTCCCGGCCAAACTCTGAAGTCAAGTGGAGACTAAATGGAAGAGAACTTGTGGAGAGCAGCAAAGTTACCATGATAGTGGATGGGTTAATCCATCGCCTGACCATTCATTCCCCAACTCCTGAAGATTCTGGAAAATACACCTGTGATGTCATTGATGACAAGATTGATTTCCAAATCAAAGTTTCAGGTAAAATCCctggacttttttttgtttttccttagGTGTTTATGATTAACCcaatgtcctttttttgtcaGAGCCCCCAGTAAAAGTTTTGAGGAGGTCAGGCATCAAGACGGAGCTCAAATTCCTAGTATCCGATGACATTGTGCTGGAATGTGAGCTCTCCAGAGCTAATGTTGGTGCAAAGTGGTACAAAGACAACTGCCCTGTTGAGGGAGATGAAAGGTactgtgaagaggaagaaggggcCTTCCGTTCACTGGTCATACTCAACGCAGGACTAGAAGATTCGGGGAAATACTTCTTGGATGTTGGAGATGACAACATCTGCTATGATGTTTTGGTGGAAGGTAGATTCCTTTAACGACATCaattgaaacatttaaacacattcaCTTCAATAAAACTTCTGTGTCCTCTGGGCATCAGAGCCTCCAGTGAAAATCGTGGGCAACTCAAACGAGCTTGAATACCAGGaaatgatggctggagatgaccTCATCTTAGCCTGTGAGGTGTCCCGTGTCGATGCTCCTGTACAGTGGTACTGCAATGAAAGGCTGCTCACCGTTGACTCCAGAACTTGCATCGAGAGCTATGGCACACTGAGGAAAATCATCGTCTCTAATATGCAGTCTTCAGATTCAGGGAAATACATGTGCGATGCCGTCGATGACAAGATGATCTGCCTCGTTAGAATTCAAGGTTAACCGTGACATGATGTCTCTCAGATTTTCCACACAGCTGTACTGACCTCAGTTCATTTTTTCCCATTCCAGAGCCTCCAGTTACATTTCTGAACAAGGAAGATGACATCGTTGTGACGGGCTACGAAGCAGAGAGTGTTACCTTGACGAGCTATGTGTCCAAAGAAAGCGCAATTGTGCGCTGGTTGAAAGACTGGACACCCATTGAAGGGGATCGTTTTCAAGCACGGATGGAGGGCCATAAGCGTACCTTCACCATCGAGCCCTTAAAGCGCTCTGATGCTGGCGAGTACACGTGCGATATCAACACAGACCAGATCCACTTCAGCTTGCTTGTCAAAGGTTAAAACATCTTTGTTAATGTTTGATGTTGTTGTTAACTCCTCTGTTTGGATGGAAAATTACCGCTTGAGTTTGTGTTGCAGAAATGAGAatcaagtttgtgagaccacttCAAGACATGGTAGCTCATGCTAACGGTATGGTGACCCTTCGCTGCGATTTGTGCAAGCCAAAAGCAGATGTTCAGTGGTTGAGAAACGGCGTTGAGGTGGTGCCCAGCAGGAGGTACTCCATTCGTGCGGACGGAGCAGAGCGAAGCTTGACCATTCATCGTTTGACCAGAGAGGACGCTGGAGAGTACAGCTGCGAGTCTAAAGATGACCGGACTGTGGCGAGACTGAGAGTAGAGTGTAAGTGTGGCCAGGTAAATCACCTAGTTTCAGAGGGTGATGCAGCAGGATACTAATCAATTTTTTATATCTGTTAAGTGCCGCGAGTGGTGGAATTCCTCACAGAGCTCCACAACACAACTGTGCTGGAGGGAGAAGACGCGACGTTCAAGTGTGTCGTTTCCCCTGATGATGTTCAGTTGGTCTGGCTCATGGACAATGAACCCATCTCTCTGGGAGATCGTTTCCAAACAACCCAGAATGGCCTTTGTCACACCTTGGTTATCAAGAAGTGCCAGATGTTGGACTGCTCGAAGATTACAGCAGAAGCAGAGGGGCAAATAAGCAAAGCCACTCTGAAAGTTCAGGGTAAGAAAGTCGTTACAATCGCCTTGGCTCTAATTTCATGGTCTGCAATTTTTTTTCGTCCCTGGCTAGAATTTGAAAGGAATTTATCAGTTACACTCAAGTTAtgtgttctctctgttttcagagGCACAGGTAATGTTCATGAAGAAAGCAGAAGCTGTCATGGCAGAAGAGTTTGGTGAAGCAACTTTAGAGGCAGAGATCAGCATTGAGACAGGCGAGGTCCAGTGGATGAGGCAAGGGGTGGTGATCCAAGCCGGACCTCGGCACACACTTGCCCAGAACGGTTGCAAGAGGAGCCTGACCATCCACAACCTGACTATATCAGATCGGGGAACCTATCGCTGCGAGACTCTACATGACCGGACACAGGTCAAGCTCAACGTTGAACGTGAGTACAGGagtaaaaaaacatttaaaccatCATTTTTGTGGGGGACAAGGGGCccaaaatggaaatattttgcAGAACACCCATGTGTGCACGCACAGAAGCTTGGTTGCTGACATCAGAAGAATCTGTATCTGTCACGCTGCCGTGTGGCTCATCGGTCACTTATGTGTTCTAAGAATCTGAAGTACACTGGGTGTGTTTCGCAATATGTTACTATCTAAAACAGGCCAGGAATAGAAAGGTTCGACCTGCATGTCTGAAACACTGCCATTCTGTTGATACCATGGAATTCTGACCCTCATGCTAACATGAAGCTCCTGTGTGTGGCAGGAGACTATATCTGAATTCCCCGTTGTTGCCCTTGAATCTCCTGCAACAAGCAGCACAGTcgcattttatttaaaatgattctttaaaaaaaaaaatcttgtctGTTCCAGCCCGTAAAATCTGCATCCGTAAAGCCCTGACTGACCAAGAAACCTTTGAACGAGAGACGGCGTCCTTTGAAGTGgaactctcacacacagacgtggAGGGAATTTGGCAGAAAAATGGCATCAGGGTGAAACCTAACAATCAGTGGCGGGTGAGCTCCAATGGGCTGGTCCACAGTTTGACACTGTCCAACCTCACCCTTGAGGACACGGGCACTATTGCCTTCTCAGCTGAAGGAGTAAGAACCTCTGCCCGGCTTACTGTCAAAGGTAAATCCTGTTCTTTGTAGAAGGGTGGGGATGGTGCTTACACTCAGATCTGGACCACGTTGAAGTGTTTGGATTTCTGAACTCTTCCAGAGACTCCAGTGTCTATCCTGAAAACGCTGTCTGATGTCCGGGTTGAAGAAGACTTTCCAGCCACTCTTGAGTGCGAATTCTCTAGACAAATCATCGAAGTCAGGTGGTTTAAGGTAAACGCCACAAATGCTCCACACTAGCAAGGGTCCTTTGGGCTAAGGGGACAGTTCAACTTTGAGAAATTCTTGCATTTGTTTCTTTGAGTCAGAATGGAAAGGAGCTGAAGGCAGGAAAGAACTGCCGGATCTACTCCATGGGCCGGAAGAGGTTCTGTCAGATCATGCAATGCTCTCGAGCCGACTCTGGCACTTACACATGTGACACGGGAGAGCttaacacttcctgtttgctggagGTTTATGGTAAGTCAACACTACCACAGTTCTGAGATGCCTCACCTCCACCTTCAGGCTGGTTTTTCTTACTCAAATCACAGAACACAAGTTGGAGATAGTACATGATCTGGAGGACCTTTACATTCAAGAGGACCAGAATGCTGTTTTCATGTGTGAGGTCTCTCTGGAGGAGGTTGCTGGGGAGTGGTACAAGGATGGCCATAAGATCCGACCCTCCAGCACCATCAAGATCCGCACTGAAGGTCAGAGGATAAGTCAGGTCGAATTCCCCATATATCATAACGCAAAGTCCCCATGACACAATCTGACCATTCTAAAAGTAtcacaattttaaaaagaacagaaaatggattAAAGAAAGACTCTTTCAGGGACCAAACATTTTCTCCTGATGTGTAACGTCAAAGCTGAGGATGCTGGGGAAATCCGCTTCGCAGCTCGGGATGTTGAATCAATAGCGTACCTAGAGGTAGAAGGTAGGTCTGCTAGGatgtgtcaaaataaaaaaaa contains:
- the obsl1a gene encoding obscurin-like protein 1a, with the translated sequence MDIYGGAPRVLGYPRPVIAQLGSDATLRCLIDGDPRPDVIWERKNVQIESGGHYTLSEEGKSYLLTITEVTMQDAGQYICKAKNSIGETYAAASLKVEEGALGQAGGRGQPEVNEETRLIKECAELRGPVNGHSTMQNGGHGKENGPKGEHKRDDNDTSSDEKPRFLIKPLSLRVDRGEDAYFSCKLWETPLPEVTWEKDGKRLNDIFESSHFSVSEQEGGWFQLRIYRTRMPDKGVYTCRATNCCGEALAGAVLLVEPVPERGESKMSSNGQSNSPSSPKHRRFGLSKVTQEPSVDVSKAKKFAVAEGKHAKFRCFVTGKPKPEIIWKKDGVPLEPGRRHLIFEDREGYYTLKVLYCKVQDTGLYVCAASNALGNTLSAVYLSVKGSAVRFRHPLKDVEVRERDVAVLECEVPEESVQAAWYLEDQRLMPSSKYGMEQKGTRRRLTIRDVAADDDGVYFCEMPDGAKSIAELTVKGTIVRKLPRKLEVMEGENGVFCVEVDNDDMEVHWFKDGLKLKETHQVILKSFGKTHILVFINVAHHDSGVVTFVAGKSKTSSRLKVRASRHCPPICPVEATMDMDRPNSALLTWVPAPNSQTSTRSIFVVERQEAGSQEWLKCFTSETATSTEITGDSVQCEGNYRFRVCCINKYGRSGHVEFPKVVHLVPGPKIQCRLKGCEVSEGEDAPFFIELSTTMAGTWFLNSAQLQHGGRFSIQHCQTKHSLVIHQTCISEDKAEITFIANGVRDSALLQVTPSVIKFGPLSDADSNKRVETGDTIVLYCEVSHPFAQVSWFKDGKEILKTDGMIIQSEGNMRRIVIHSADESHSGVYTCETSGDVIKFNVEVAGPPVEFCPVPEEELHKHSMELDPVVLLCHVSSEDAEVTWYKDGCEIHRSENITLQAEGTMRRLIIRSADASDAGIYTCQAGNNSIEFSVNIRQPPVMIVEPKDDVVMESYISEDIHLHCELSRSSGKVRWFKDGQVVEESHKLQLISEGPYRRLSILKGTANDGGEYVCETDGDSVFFQLTVKDPPVRIISPSESELELTHLASERLELSCEISKGEAPIQWFRDGLEVKEGPNLKLEVNGTQRRLIIPIATVDDTGEYVCDTKDDSVAFLVTVTEPPVKLSRPQNMPEKLEGYAGEPIILETTMSRPNSEVKWRLNGRELVESSKVTMIVDGLIHRLTIHSPTPEDSGKYTCDVIDDKIDFQIKVSEPPVKVLRRSGIKTELKFLVSDDIVLECELSRANVGAKWYKDNCPVEGDERYCEEEEGAFRSLVILNAGLEDSGKYFLDVGDDNICYDVLVEEPPVKIVGNSNELEYQEMMAGDDLILACEVSRVDAPVQWYCNERLLTVDSRTCIESYGTLRKIIVSNMQSSDSGKYMCDAVDDKMICLVRIQEPPVTFLNKEDDIVVTGYEAESVTLTSYVSKESAIVRWLKDWTPIEGDRFQARMEGHKRTFTIEPLKRSDAGEYTCDINTDQIHFSLLVKEMRIKFVRPLQDMVAHANGMVTLRCDLCKPKADVQWLRNGVEVVPSRRYSIRADGAERSLTIHRLTREDAGEYSCESKDDRTVARLRVELPRVVEFLTELHNTTVLEGEDATFKCVVSPDDVQLVWLMDNEPISLGDRFQTTQNGLCHTLVIKKCQMLDCSKITAEAEGQISKATLKVQEAQVMFMKKAEAVMAEEFGEATLEAEISIETGEVQWMRQGVVIQAGPRHTLAQNGCKRSLTIHNLTISDRGTYRCETLHDRTQVKLNVEPRKICIRKALTDQETFERETASFEVELSHTDVEGIWQKNGIRVKPNNQWRVSSNGLVHSLTLSNLTLEDTGTIAFSAEGVRTSARLTVKETPVSILKTLSDVRVEEDFPATLECEFSRQIIEVRWFKNGKELKAGKNCRIYSMGRKRFCQIMQCSRADSGTYTCDTGELNTSCLLEVYEHKLEIVHDLEDLYIQEDQNAVFMCEVSLEEVAGEWYKDGHKIRPSSTIKIRTEGTKHFLLMCNVKAEDAGEIRFAARDVESIAYLEVEELPVSIVKPLRDRTALEKHRVILECTVSSARCSATWYKDGKEVVPSGRVEILDDGCSLKLVIQEVVVEDEGTYSVEVGEHTCTAKLMVEAQALVVVKHLEDLEVTAPEPASFQCQVSVAINKPPVWSLNGDNLQPGPSVHVENHGTTYKLNLRNTSTDMSGVVKFTMGKARSSATLTVK